In one Phyllostomus discolor isolate MPI-MPIP mPhyDis1 chromosome 8, mPhyDis1.pri.v3, whole genome shotgun sequence genomic region, the following are encoded:
- the FKBP10 gene encoding peptidyl-prolyl cis-trans isomerase FKBP10, translating to MFPARFPSHPFFWPPLLQMLLLLSHAVGRGLGRASPAGGPLEDVVIERYHIPRACPREVQMGDFVRYHYNGTFQDGKKFDSSYDRSTLAAIVVGVGRLITGMDRGLMGMCVNERRRLIVPPHLAYGSIGLAGLIPPDATLYFDVVLLDVWNKADTVQVSTLLRPPLCPRMVQDGDFVRYHYNGTLLDGTTFDTSYSKGGTYDTYVGSGWLIKGMDQGLLGTCPGERRKITIPPFLAYGEKGYGTVIPPQASLVFHVLLIDLHNPKDMVQLETLELPPGCVRRAVAGDFMRYHYNGSLMDGTLFDSSYSRNHTYNTYVGQGYIIPGMDQGLQGVCMGERRRITIPPHLAYGENGTGDKIPGSAVLIFDVHVIDFHNPADPVEIKTLSRPPETCNETSKTGDFVRYHYNCSLLDGTRLFSSHDYEAPQEATLGAKKVIEGLDTGLQGMCVGERRQLVVPPHLAHGESGARGVPGSAVLLFEVELVSREEGLPEGYLFVWHEDPPANLFEDLDLNKDGEVLPEEFSTFIKTQVSEGKGRLLPGQDSEKTIGDMFQNQDRNQDGKITAEELKLKSDEDQELVHEEL from the exons ATGTTCCCGGCGCGTTTCCCCAGCCACCCCTTCTTCTGGCCCCCACTGCTGCAGATGTTGCTGCTGCTCTCGCacgctgtggggagggggctgggccgcGCCAGCCCAGCCGGGGGCCCCCTGGAAGACGTGGTCATCGAGAGGTACCACATCCCCAGGGCCTGTCCCAGGGAGGTGCAGATGGGGGATTTTGTGCGCTACCACTACAACGGCACTTTCCAGGATGGCAAGAAGTTTGACTCGAG ctACGACCGCAGCACTCTGGCGGCCATCGTGGTGGGTGTGGGGCGTCTCATCACTGGCATGGACCGGGGCCTCATGGGCATGTGCGTCAACGAGCGGCGGCGCCTCATCGTGCCTCCCCACCTGGCCTACGGCAGCATCGGCTTGG CGGGGCTCATTCCCCCGGACGCCACGCTGTACTTTGACGTGGTCCTGCTGGACGTGTGGAACAAGGCGGACACGGTGCAGGTGAGCACCCTGCTGCGCCCGCCCCTCTGCCCCCGCATGGTCCAGGACGGCGACTTCGTCCGCTACCACTACAACGGCACACTGCTGGACGGCACCACCTTCGACACtag CTACAGCAAAGGCGGCACTTACGACACGTACGTGGGCTCGGGCTGGCTGATCAAGGGCATGGACCAGGGGCTGCTGGGCACGTGtcctggagagagaaggaagatcaCCATCCCTCCGTTCCTGGCCTATGGCGAGAAAGGCTACG GGACTGTGATCCCCCCGCAGGCCTCCCTGGTCTTCCACGTCCTACTGATCGACCTCCACAACCCGAAGGACATGGTCCAGCTGGAGACCCTGGAGCTACCGCCTGGCTGTGTCCGCAGAGCCGTGGCCGGCGACTTCATGCGCTACCACTACAACGGCTCGCTGATGGACGGCACCCtcttcgattccag CTACTCCCGAAACCACACGTACAACACCTACGTGGGGCAGGGTTACATCATCCCGGGAATGGACCAGGGGCTGCAGGGCGTCTGCATGGGGGAGCGCCGGAGGATCACCATCCCCCCGCACCTGGCCTACGGGGAGAACGGGACTG GAGACAAGATCCCCGGCTCGGCCGTGCTGATCTTCGACGTCCATGTCATCGACTTCCACAACCCCGCGGATCCCGTGGAAATCAAGACCCTGTCTCGGCCCCCGGAGACCTGCAACGAGACCTCCAAAACCGGGGACTTCGTCCGCTACCACTACAACTGCTCCCTGCTGGACGGCACCAGGCTCTTCTCCTC GCATGACTATGAGGCCCCCCAGGAGGCCACTCTTGGGGCCAAGAAGGTGATCGAGGGCCTGGACACGGGCCTGCAGGGCATGTGCGTGGGAGAGAGGCGGCAGCTTGTGGTCCCCCCGCACCTGGCCCACGGGGAGAGCGGAG cCCGGGGTGTCCCTGGCAGTGCTGTGCTGCTGTTTGAGGTGGAGCTGGTGTCCCGGGAGGAGGGACTGCCGGAGGGCTACCTGTTCGTGTGGCATGAGGACCCTCCCGCCAACCTGTTTGAAGACCTGGACCTCAATAAAGATGGCGAGGTCCTTCCTGAGGAG TTCTCCACCTTCATCAAGACTCAAGTCAGTGAGGGCAAAGGACGCCTCCTGCCGGGGCAGGACTCGGAGAAAACCATAGGCGACATGTTCCAGAACCAGGACCGCAACCAGGACGGCAAGATCACCGCCGAGGAGCTCAAGCTGAAGTCGGACGAGGACCAGGAGCTGGTTCACGAGGAGCTCTGA
- the P3H4 gene encoding endoplasmic reticulum protein SC65, with protein sequence MGRTAWVLLWLLLGSSEAQYEKYSFRGFPPEDLMPLAAAYGHALEQYEGESWRESARYLEAALRLHRLLRDSEAFCHANCSGPTQPDASALGPAPGPDGGHDDEWARELRLFGHVLERAACLRRCKRTLPAFQVPYPPRQLLRDFQSRLPYQYLHYAQFKANRLEKALAAAYTFLQKNPKHELTAKYLNYYRGLLDATEEPLTDLEAQPYEAVFLRAVKLYNSGDFRSSAEDMERALAEYLAVFARCLAGCEGAHEQVDFKDFYPAIADLFAESLQCKVDCEADLTPNVGGFFVEKFVATMYHYLQFAYYKLNDVRQAARSAASYMLFDPEDSVMQQNLVYYRFHRARWGLEEEDFQPREEATSYHSQTAELRELLEFAHMYLQSDDEMELEETEAPLEPEDHPSDAEFEGEGDYEEGIYADWWQELDAKGDEAEAEPEPELA encoded by the exons ATGGGGAGGACGGCTTGggtgctgctgtggctgctgctgggcAGCTCCGAGGCGCAGTACGAGAAGTACAGTTTCCGGGGCTTCCCGCCCGAGGACCTGATGCCGCTGGCCGCGGCCTACGGGCACGCGCTGGAGCAGTACGAGGGCGAGAGCTGGCGCGAGAGCGCGCGCTACCTGGAAGCGGCGCTGCGGCTGCACCGGCTGCTGCGGGACAGCGAGGCCTTCTGCCACGCGAACTGCAGCGGGCCCACGCAGCCCGACGCCTCGGCCCTCGGGCCCGCGCCCGGCCCCGACGGCGGCCACGACGACGAGTGGGCCCGCGAGCTGCGGCTCTTCGGCCACGTCCTGGAGCGCGCCGCCTGCCTGCGGCGCTGCAAGCGGACGCTGCCCGCCTTCCAGGTGCCCTACCCGCCGCGCCAGCTGCTACGTGACTTCCAGAGCCGCCTGCCCTACCAGTATCTGCACTATGCGCAGTTCAAG GCTAATCGGCTGGAGAAGGCGTTGGCCGCGGCCTACACCTTCCTTCAGAAGAACCCCAAGCACGAGCTAACCGCCAAGTATCTGAACTACTACCGGGGGCTGCTGGATGCGACCGAGGAGCCCCTCACCGACTTGGAGGCGCAGCCCTacgag GCCGTGTTCCTCCGGGCCGTGAAGCTCTACAACAGCGGGGATTTCCGCAGTAGCGCAGAGGACATGGAGCGGGCCCTGGCCGAGTACCTGGCTGTCTTCGCCCGGTGTCTGGCGGGCTGTGAGGGCGCACACGAGCAGGTGGACTTCAAGGACTTCTACCCTGCCATAGCAG aTCTCTTTGCGGAATCTCTGCAGTGCAAGGTGGACTGTGAGGCCGACTTGACCCCCAATGTGGGTGGCTTCTTCGTGGAGAAGTTCGTGGCCACCATGTATCACTACCTGCAGTTTGCCTACTATAAGT TGAACGACGTCCGCCAGGCCGCCCGCAGCGCTGCCAGCTACATGCTCTTCGACCCGGAGGACAGTGTCATGCAGCAGAACCTGGTGTACTACCGCTTCCACCGGGCTCgctggggcctggaggaggaggacttCCAGCCCCGGGAG gagGCCACGTCCTACCACAGCCAGACGGCCGAGCTACGGGAGCTGCTGGAGTTTGCACACATGTACCTGCAGTCAGATGATGAG ATGGAGCTGGAGGAGACAGAAGCGCCCTTGGAGCCCGAGGACCACCCGTCTGATGCCGAGTTTGAGGGGGAGGGCGACTACGAGGAGGGCATTTATGCTGACTGGTGGCAGGAGCTGGACGCCAAGGGCGATGAGGCCGAGGCCG AGCCGGAGCCTGAACTCGCATGA